One Agelaius phoeniceus isolate bAgePho1 chromosome 7, bAgePho1.hap1, whole genome shotgun sequence DNA segment encodes these proteins:
- the NXPH2 gene encoding neurexophilin-2, whose amino-acid sequence MVPLQPLPLVVVQGVLQLVFCDTSRVVQAAEVLDWEDKDAAETLVDNVVHSRIINPLRLFVKPSPVLKHGQVSYSDSIENFWDWLSNITEVQESLARTKRRPIVKTGKFKKMFGWGDFHSNIKTVKLNLLITGKIVDHGNGTFSVYFRHNSTGLGNVSVSLVPPSKVVEFEPSPQSTLETKESKSFNCRIEYEKTDRAKKTALCNFDPSKICYQEQTQSHVSWLCSKPFKVICIYIAFYSVDYKLVQKVCPDYNYHSETPYLSSG is encoded by the coding sequence GTGTTCTGTGACACCAGCCGGGTGGTGCAAGCCGCGGAGGTGCTGGACTGGGAGGACAAGGACGCTGCAGAGACACTGGTTGACAACGTGGTCCACTCCAGGATCATCAACCCCCTACGCCTCTTTGTCAAACCATCCCCAGTGCTGAAACACGGCCAGGTCTCCTACTCGGACAGCATAGAAAACTTTTGGGATTGGTTGTCCAACATCACGGAGGTTCAGGAATCTCTGGCACGAACTAAACGCAGACCTATAGTGAAAACTGGGAAATTCAAGAAAATGTTTGGATGGGGTGACTTCCACTCCAACATCAAAACTGTAAAGCTGAACCTCCTGATCACGGGGAAAATCGTCGATCACGGCAACGGAACCTTCAGCGTTTATTTCCGGCACAACTCCACGGGCCTGGGGAATGTTTCTGTCAGCCTGGTGCCGCCCTCCAAAGTGGTGGAGTTTGAGCCATCTCCACAGTCCACGCTGGAGACCAAGGAGTCCAAGTCCTTCAACTGCCGCATCGAGTACGAGAAAACAGACCGCGCCAAAAAAACTGCCTTGTGCAACTTTGACCCTTCCAAGATCTGCTACCAAGAGCAGACCCAAAGCCATGTCTCCTGGTTGTGTTCCAAACCCTTCAAAGTCATCTGCATTTACATCGCGTTCTACAGCGTAGATTACAAACTGGTGCAGAAGGTCTGTCCCGACTACAACTACCACAGCGAGACGCCCTACCTGTCCTCCGGCTGA